In one Mobula birostris isolate sMobBir1 unplaced genomic scaffold, sMobBir1.hap1 scaffold_851, whole genome shotgun sequence genomic region, the following are encoded:
- the LOC140193780 gene encoding uncharacterized protein: protein CSKITCISLTREASIKISPLHGKQISIRYLNMTDCFLLEDEGLHIIAAHCTQLTHLYLRRCVRVTDEGLHFLMLYCTSIKELSVSDCRAVTDFGMREVAKLEAHLRYLSIAHCVRITDVGIRYIAKYCSKLRYLNARGCDGLTDHGIEYLAKNCTKLKSLDIGKCLLISDAGMEFLALNCYNLKRLSLKSCESVTGRGLKIVAANCFELQVLNVQDCDISVEALQFVKRHCRRCIIEHTNPAFF from the coding sequence GTTGTTCCAAGATAACGTGCATCAGTCTGACAAGGGAAGCTTCCATTAAAATCTCTCCACTTCatggaaaacagatctccatcCGCTACCTGAATATGACAGATTGCTTTTTACTTGAAGATGAGGGACTGCACATAATAGCAGCTCACTGCACACAGCTAACACACCTCTATCTACGCAGATGTGTCCGTGTTACAGACGAGGGCCTTCACTTCCTGATGCTTTATTGCACGTCAATCAAGGAGCTGAGTGTTAGTGACTGCCGAGCTGTGACTGATTTTGGGATGAGAGAGGTGGCAAAGTTGGAAGCACACCTAAGGTATCTCAGTATTGCTCACTGTGTCCGGATTACAGATGTAGGTATCCGCTACATCGCCAAGTACTGCAGTAAACTGCGCTATCTAAACGCTCGAGGTTGTGATGGACTGACTGATCATGGGATTGAGTACCTTGCCAAGAATTGCACAAAACTCAAGTCCCTGGATATTGGCAAGTGTCTGTTGATTTCTGATGCAGGCATGGAGTTTTTAGCGTTGAACTGCTACAACCTTAAGCGGCTCAGTCTTAAGTCATGTGAGAGTGTCACCGGTCGTGGTTTAAAGATTGTTGCTGCTAACTGCTTTGAGTTGCAGGTGTTGAATGTACAGGACTGTGACATCTCGGTTGAAGCACTGCAGTTTGTCAAACGCCACTGCAGGAGGTGTATTATAGAGCACACCAATCCAGCTTTCTTTTGA